A single region of the Kryptolebias marmoratus isolate JLee-2015 linkage group LG10, ASM164957v2, whole genome shotgun sequence genome encodes:
- the LOC108241783 gene encoding leucine-rich repeat and fibronectin type-III domain-containing protein 2, producing the protein MDKVVICLLLLGTALTMVHACPKYCVCQNLSESLGTLCPSKGLLFVPPDIDRRTVELRLGGNFILKITTQDFANMTGLVDLTLSRNTIGSIQPFSFIDLETLRSLHLDSNRLTELGADDLRGLINLQHLILNNNQLNEISNAAFDDLLLTLEDLDLSYNNLRSVPWEAIRKMVNLHQMSLDHNLISFIAEGTFTDLEKLARLDLTSNRLQKLPPDPIFARSQSSMIMSTPYAPQLSLSFGGNPLHCNCEVLWLRRLDREDDMETCASPTILKGRYFWSVREEEFVCEPPLITQHTHKLLVLEGQTASLRCKAVGDPMPTVHWVAPDDRLISNSSRATVYENGTLDIAITTSKDYGIFTCIAANAAGESTASIDLSIIQLPHLTNGTNRTTQSKSGLSDITSSTKISKGEPKSLPEKVVSVSEVTAVSALIKWTVSKSTPKVKMFQLQYNCSDDEVLIYRMIPRTHRAFAVTNLVPGMQYDLCVLAIWDDTATTLTATNIVGCVQFVTTDDYPQCQSLHSGFLGGTMILVIGGIIVATLLVFIIILMVRYKVTSGIQTSKLPTVSNTYSQTNGGVNRFNGAPPQVKSTVVVMREEMVEFKCGSLQSSLSSSSSSSNSLDSQTGRGAGGHYSVQGSECSTLPSSKFRRHGHGTKARQSLDHLLGAFTSLELRGPVKDHQGASSSSTAQNTITTVAVAAPSDKEPLLGRAESTTMLGRLLGFPQEGKPKRSHSFDMGHVGAEQCRSSQPRRISNIWTKRSLSVNGMLLQYDDSEDEKPSFESSEWVMESTV; encoded by the exons ATGGACAAAGTGGTCATCTGTCTCCTGCTTCTGGGAACTGCACTTACGATGGTCCATGCATGTCCCAAATACTGTGTCTGCCAGAACCTCTCTGAGTCTCTGGGGACCTTGTGTCCCTCCAAAGGTCTGCTCTTTGTGCCACCAGACATTGACCGTCGAACTGTAGAGCTCAGGCTGGGAGGCAACTTCATCCTCAAGATCACCACTCAGGATTTTGCCAACATGACAGGTCTGGTGGATCTCACTTTGTCTCGAAACACTATTGGCAGCATCcagcctttttctttcattgattTGGAGACCTTGAGATCCCTGCACCTTGATAGTAACCGGCTGACTGAACTGGGAGCAGATGACCTACGAGGACTGATCAACCTGCAGCACCTGATTCTCAATAACAATCAACTAAATGAAATCTCAAATGCAGCTTTTGATGACCTATTACTGACATTGGAGGATTTGGATTTGTCTTATAACAACTTGCGCAGTGTGCCTTGGGAAGCCATCCGCAAGATGGTCAACCTGCATCAGATGAGTCTGGACCATAATCTCATCTCCTTCATTGCTGAGGGAACTTTTACAGACCTTGAGAAATTAGCTCGCCTGGATCTGACCTCCAATCGTCTCCAGAAACTTCCTCCGGACCCTATCTTTGCACGCTCCCAAAGCAGTATGATCATGAGCACTCCTTATGCACCTCAGCTTTCTCTAAGCTTTGGTGGAAATCCATTGCACTGCAACTGTGAGGTACTGTGGCTACGAAGGCTGGATCGAGAGGATGATATGGAAACTTGCGCTTCTCCAACTATTCTAAAGGGGCGCTATTTTTGGTCTGTTCGGGAGGAGGAGTTTGTCTGTGAGCCCCCTTTAATCacacaacatacacacaaattGCTGGTGCTGGAGGGACAAACAGCTAGTTTGCGTTGCAAAGCTGTCGGAGATCCAATGCCAACCGTGCACTGGGTTGCTCCAGATGACCGTTTGATCAGCAACTCCTCACGGGCAACTGTGTATGAAAACGGCACGTTGGACATAGCAATCACCACGTCCAAGGATTATGGCATCTTTACTTGCATAGCTGCTAATGCTGCAGGGGAATCTACAGCATCTATTGACCTATCAATCATTCAACTCCCTCACCTGACTAATGGTACAAACCGTACCACTCAGTCCAAGTCAGGACTTTCAGACATTACAAGCTCTACAAAGATAAGTAAGGGGGAGCCCAAATCTCTTCCTGAGAAGGTGGTGTCTGTATCTGAAGTGACTGCCGTCTCTGCTCTGATTAAGTGGACTGTTAGCAAATCAACTccaaaagtcaaaatgtttcaGCTTCAGTACAATTGTTCTGACGATGAAGTCCTCATTTACAG gaTGATTCCCAGGACTCACAGGGCCTTTGCAGTCACAAATTTGGTCCCAGGAATGCAGTATGACCTGTGTGTCTTGGCCATTTGGGATGACACTGCCACCACCCTAACTGCCACTAACATTGTTGGCTGTGTCCAGTTTGTCACTACGGATGACTACCCACAGTGCCAATCACTTCACAGTGGCTTCCTGGGGGGCACTATGATTCTGGTCATTGGTGGCATCATTGTGGCCACACTGCTGGtgttcatcatcatcctcatggTTCGCTATAAGGTCACCAGTGGAATCCAAACTAGTAAATTACCCACTGTGAGTAACACATACTCACAGACTAATGGGGGAGTGAACAGGTTCAATGGCGCCCCACCACAGGTCAAGTCTACAGTGGTGGTCATGCGTGAGGAGATGGTGGAGTTTAAGTGTGGATCCCTCCAGAGCAGCCTCTCTTCATCGTCATCATCCTCTAACTCATTAGACagccaaacaggaagaggagctgGTGGCCACTACAGTGTTCAGGGCAGTGAATGCAGCACCCTCCCCAGCAGTAAGTTCAGGAGGCACGGGCACGGAACCAAAGCACGTCAAAGTTTGGACCACCTTTTAGGGGCCTTCACCTCACTGGAGCTGCGAGGTCCAGTGAAGGACCACCAAGGGGCTTCGAGCTCCTCTACTGCTCAGAACACCATCACAACAGTGGCTGTGGCAGCACCATCTGATAAAGAGCCCCTACTTGGGAGGGCCGAGTCCACAACTATGCTGGGACGCCTTCTAGGGTTTCCTCAGGAGGGTAAGCCTAAGAGGAGCCACTCGTTTGATATGGGCCATGTCGGGGCAGAGCAGTGTCGCAGCAGCCAGCCGCGCAGAATCAGTAACATCTGGACTAAGCGCAGTCTGTCTGTTAATGGTATGCTTCTGCAGTACGATGACAGTGAGGATGAGAAGCCCTCTTTTGAAAGCTCCGAGTGGGTAATGGAGAGCACAGTTTGA